In Ignavibacteriota bacterium, the genomic window AACTTTTGATGGAATTCAATTCCGATTCGTACTGATTTTTCAATTGGGAAATTTCAGTCTCTAAACTTGACCGCGTGTTCTGAAGTTCAGAAGTAGCCCTGCTACGAGTAGAAGCAAGTTCATCTTCGTACTTGCTTTTCAATGATGTCACCTCAGCCGCTTGCTGGGCGAACAAGGAATTCAATTCGGAATCTAATTGATTTTTTAACTGCTGAATCTCGGTTTCTAATTTCGTTTTGGTGCTCAGTAGTTCTGCCTCTGAAGTGGTACGAGTTACTTGTAACTCATCCTCGTACTTACTTTTCAGTGACGTAACTTCTGCCGAATGTTTCGCGTGAAGCGAATTCATTTCAGATTCTTGCTGAGATTTCAACGCTTTTACTTCGCGTTCGCTTTGACTTCGCAAACTTGTAAGTTGATTTTCAAACTGAACTTTCGCCCGTTGAAATTCAGCGGTTAGTTGCTGATGTCGTTCGACCAAGGCAGTATTATCTGCGCGCAATTGGTTGATGAGTTCAACACTGAACCGAATCTTCTCCCACAACGATTTGAGGGATGATTCTACCGAGTTCGTTTCGAGTATGACCTGATTTTCTGTTTCTATCTGAACCTGACTCACAACGTTCCTTTCTTATGTTCGGAGCGAGGCATTCAACTTTTCCGATAAATGCTTGACTATCAATTGAATTTGTTTATCTATTTCATCTTGTGTGAGAGTGTGGTCTTCCGAGGTTAACTCAAGTGCAAACGCACAACTCTTTTTCCCTGCCGAAATTTGGTCGCCGCTGTAAATATCGAACAGTTCAATCTGCTTCAATAGGGAACCGCCGTTCGCTGTGATTTCTTCAATCAATGTTCCAACAGGAATTTGTTCATCCACGACGACAGCAATGTCGCGCATAACCGATGGATATTTTGGCAAAGGTTGATACACATTCTTCATCCGTTTGTTTTGTTCAAGCAGTGCAAGATTCAATTCTGCAACGAAAACATCTTGCTCTATCTCAAATCGCTTCAACATATCGTGACGAATTTTACCAACTTTTCCAATTGTCTGACCATTGATTTCAATTGTCAAACTGTCATCCATCAACAAATCGGCAATAGGATACGGAATAAATTTATAATTGTCAAGAAAAACTTTAGAGAAACATGCCTCAAGTTCACCTTTAAGTTCAAACATGTCAGATTTTTGAACCCGCCCGTCCCAATGTCGTCGTTCAGCCAAGCCGCTTAGAACGATTGCCAAGCGGTCTTCTTCATAAAACCCTGAAACATAATCTCCCTGTTTCGGGGCTTCCTTTTTGAAATACACTCGTCCGAATTCAAACAAACGAACGTCTTTCGTTCCGTGAAAGATATTGCTTCGGACAGAATTCAAAAGTCCGGGCAACATGCTTGTTCGCAATGCAGCCATATCTTTGCTGATTGGATTTGCCACTTCGACAAATTCATTTGATGCCAATTTCGCTGTTTCAATATCATTCATCGAATTGATGACTGCTTCATGAAATCCACGACCCACAAACCACTCTCGCAGTTCGTTTTCAAAATCCCGTTTAGGCGGTTGGGAAGAAAAAGTAAACCTTGATGAAGTATCAGTTTGAATGTTATCGTAACCGAATACCCGCGCTACTTCTTCAATCAAATCAATTTCACGTTCAAGGTCAATGCGGTAGGTTGGAACTTCAAACTCTATGGTATCTTCGTTCGCGTTTTGCTTTGATGGTAAAGGAGTTAGTTCAATCTTCTTCAAAAGATTGACGACATCATTTCTTTCTAGGTTTGTTCCGAGCAGTTGATTGGTACGACTGACTCTAACCGGAACAATGCGCTGTTGAATTTTTTGAGGATAAACATCAAGCACGCCTTGAAGAACTTCCGCTCCGCATAATTCCTGAATGAGTTGAGCGGCTCTGTCAATTGCAACCGCTGTAATATTCGGATTTGCTCCACGCTCAAATCGTTGTGAAGCATCGGAAGAGATGCCTAAATACTTTGCCGTACGTCTGACGCTTCTCGGATTGAAATACGCGCTTTCAAGCAACACATTTTTCGTCGTTTCTGTAATCTCGGTATTCTCTCCTCCCATCACTCCGGCGACTGCGATGTTCCTTTCGCCATCACAAATCATGAGCGTGTCGCTTTTCAGTGTTCGTTCTTTATGGTCAAGCGTTGTGAACTTCTCCCCTTCCTTCGCGCACTTCACAACAATCTTGTTTCCCGCCAATGTATCGTAATCAAAGGCATGAAGCGGATGACCGTATTCCATGAGAACATAATTAGTTACATCAACCACGTTATTCACGGGACGAATCCCGATTGCAGTCAATCTGTTTTGCAACCACTTGGGTGATTCTCCAACCTTCACATTCAGCAAAACCCGTCCCGAATATCTCGGGCAGTTTTCAATATCATTAATAATGATTGTAGCCGCTTCGGAAGTTTTTTTTGAACATTCTTGAAGATTGATTTTGGGATAGGCAATTTTTGATTCG contains:
- a CDS encoding phenylalanine--tRNA ligase subunit beta codes for the protein MKVSLKWLQEYVNIIISPEELAHKLTMVGLEIEDIEYLGAKYEKFVVGKVLEASKHPNANKLTVCKVDVGSEVLQIVCGAPNVALGQVVAVGLSGAVVPHNQHDPDGKPFTLSNVKLRGVESFGMICSAYELGLGEDKDGIIVFESEAKAGTPLAEFLGQDDIVFEVGITPNRADALSHIGIAREVAALLESKIAYPKINLQECSKKTSEAATIIINDIENCPRYSGRVLLNVKVGESPKWLQNRLTAIGIRPVNNVVDVTNYVLMEYGHPLHAFDYDTLAGNKIVVKCAKEGEKFTTLDHKERTLKSDTLMICDGERNIAVAGVMGGENTEITETTKNVLLESAYFNPRSVRRTAKYLGISSDASQRFERGANPNITAVAIDRAAQLIQELCGAEVLQGVLDVYPQKIQQRIVPVRVSRTNQLLGTNLERNDVVNLLKKIELTPLPSKQNANEDTIEFEVPTYRIDLEREIDLIEEVARVFGYDNIQTDTSSRFTFSSQPPKRDFENELREWFVGRGFHEAVINSMNDIETAKLASNEFVEVANPISKDMAALRTSMLPGLLNSVRSNIFHGTKDVRLFEFGRVYFKKEAPKQGDYVSGFYEEDRLAIVLSGLAERRHWDGRVQKSDMFELKGELEACFSKVFLDNYKFIPYPIADLLMDDSLTIEINGQTIGKVGKIRHDMLKRFEIEQDVFVAELNLALLEQNKRMKNVYQPLPKYPSVMRDIAVVVDEQIPVGTLIEEITANGGSLLKQIELFDIYSGDQISAGKKSCAFALELTSEDHTLTQDEIDKQIQLIVKHLSEKLNASLRT